AGGGGAGCGAGGGTCATGAACCCCCGAACCCTGACCCTGCCGGAGGCGGCCGCGGCCTCGAGCAAACGCTCCACCTCCCCGGGCTCTACCCCGTACTTGGATTCTTCGCCGCTGACGTTGACCTGAAGGAGGACGTCCGTGCCCTCCTCCGGGGCCCGCCGGGCGATCTCTTCTATGAGCCGGACGGAATCGACGGAGTGTATGAGGGTGACCCGGGGCACGACGATCCTGGCCTTCCGGCGCTGCAGGTGCCCGATGAAGTGCCACTCGAAGGCATCGCCGAAGAGCTCCTGTTTTTGCACCAGATCCTGGGCGCGGTTCTCGCCGACGAGCCCGACCCCGGCCTCTTTGAGAGCCTGGATCTGCTCCGGCTCGTAGTACTTTGTGGCCACCAGGATCCGGGGCCACTCGCGGCGCCCGCTGCGCTCCATGGCCCGGGCGATGTTCTCTCGCACGATCTCCAGCCGCTCCCGGATGCCGGCGGCGCTTACCCGCGCGCTCATCCCCCGACCCTCGCCACGGCCGCCAGGCTGCGCCCGGTCACGGGCTTCTGTTTGCGGTGGGAAAAGAAGAGGTCGGGACGACACCCGGTGCACAGCCCGAGGTCCACGACCTCCTCCACCCCGGCCTCCTCAAGGTTCCGCCGGACGGCACCGGGCAGCGAGAGATGCCTTCCGGAGACGACGGCGCCCCCGAACCTCCGGGCGAACTCGCCGGCGAGCTCCGGCGAAACCTCGTAGCAACACTGCCGGATGCAGGGCCCGATGTACGCCTTCAGGCCCCCTCCACCCATCCTGCGAGCGGCCTTGCTCGAGATCCCGGCGAGCGTCCCCCGCCATCCGGAGTGGACCATCCCCACCTTCTCCTCCCCGACGAGGGCCACGGGCACGCAGTCCGCGACCCCCACCGTCAGGCAGAGGTCGGGCTCCGAGGTGATGAGGGCGTCGGCCTCCCCGGCGAAGCCACCCTCCGAAACCTCCACCACCCCATCGCCGGCGACCTGCCGCACCCAGGAGAGGGGCCTGTCGCCCATCGCCCCCCGAATCCGCAGGAGGTTCTCGGCGACCGCCCCCTCGTCGTCGCCGACCTTGCGGGAGACGTTGAGGGTGTCGTAGGGCGGGCGGGAGACGCCACCGAGGCGGGTGAAGAACCATATCCTGGCCCCCTCGGGCTCCGGGTCCGGGGTGACGTACAGCGCCCGCCGCCCGCGCAGGGCCACGCCGGCGGGAAGCGCCGCGATCCTGGAGGACTGCAGGGACACGCCCCAGGAAAAGCGCGGCCTAGCGGCGGCGGAGGAAGGCCGGGATGTCCAGGACGTCGCCGTCCTCCTGCTGCGGCCGCGGTTCCTCCTCGGAGGGCCGCGGCGGCGTCTCGGCCACCGGCCGCTCTATCCGCCGCTGGTTCGCCAGCCGCTGGTCGAAGCCCGTGGCGATAACCGTGACGCTGACCTTGTCCCCGTAGCTCTCGTCTATGACCGCGCCGAAGATCAGGTTCGCATCCTGATGGGCGGCGTTGTGCACGATCTCGGCCGCCTCGTTGACCTCGAAGAGCCCGAGCTCCGGCCCACCGGTGATGTTCAGGATGATCCCGGTCGCCCCCTCGATGCTGGCCTCGAGCAACGGGCTGGAGATCGCCAGCCGCGCCGCCTCGGCCCCCCTGTTCTCGCTGCTGGACTCGCCGATGCCCATGAGCGCCGAACCGGAGTTCTGCATGATGGTGCGCACGTCCGCGAAGTCCAGGTTTATGAGCCCCGGGACCGTGATGAGGTCGGTTATCCCCTGCACGCCCTTGCGGAGGATGTCGTCGGCCATCTTGAAGGCCTCCATCATGGAGGTCCGCTTCTCGGCCACCTGCAGCAGCCGGTCGTTGGGGATGATGATCAGAGAGTCCACGTTCTCCTTGAGCTTCTTTATCCCCTCCTCGGCGTAGGTGGCCCGCCGTCGCCCCTCGAACGAGAACGGCCGGGTCACCACCCCCACCGTGAGCGCCCCGGCCTCCCGCGCGATCTTGGCCACCACCGGAGCCGCCCCGGTGCCCGTCCCGCCACCCTTGCCCGCGGTGACGAACACCATGTCGGCCCCGCGCAGCGCCTCCTCGATCTCCGCCTTGCTCTCCTCGGCGGCCTCCATCCCGATCTTCGGATCGGCCCCGGCCCCGAGACCGCGCGTGATCTTCTCGCCTATGTGGATCTTCTGGTCCGCATCGCACATCTGAAGGGCCTGCGCGTCCGTGTTGATCGCTATGAACTCGACCCCCTGCAGGCCCGAGTTGATCATCCGGTTGACGGCGTTGGTCCCGCCACCGCCAATCCCTACGACCTTTATTACCGCCAGATAGCTCGTCCCCGCGTCCAACATCGTCTCGCTAGCCCTCCATTGAACTTCTCGCCTGTCCTCCCGAGAAAAAGGGTCCGCCTTACCCCCCTCGGAACCAGCTCTTCACCGCCTCCACAATGCTACCAAAACTGAGCGCCCGTGCACCCTTACTCTCCGATCCAGCGTGATCGTTTTTGGCGGCCAAGTATAGCAGACCTACAGACGTCGAATACTGAGGCTTCTGTATAGGTTCAATCCGGCCCCGGACGCGACGGGGTCTGGCGGTTCTGACGCGGGTGCGGAGGATGTCTTCGGCGAGCTCTGGCAGGCCGTCCAGCAGGGAGCCGCCGCCGGTGAGGACGGCGCCGGCGGGAAGGCTGGTGGGAAGGTGGGCTTCGCGGATGGAGTCGCGGGCGTACTCCAGTATCTCGCGGGCGCGGCACTCCAGTATCTGGCTCATGAAATGAGCGTTGTAGTGCCTGCCGCCGAGGCCGACGGCGGCGACGGGGTCCACGGCGGAGGAGAGGACGGTACCGTAGCGGAGCTTGAGGCGTTCGGCCCGGTCCACGGGGATCTTCAAACCGTAGGCGAGGTCGGAGGAGAAGCTCTGTCCGCCGAGGGGGATGACGTCCGTGTGGGAGAGAGCGCCGCGCTGGAAGACGGCAATGTCCGTGGTCCCGCCGCCGACGTCCAGCAGGATCACCCCGTTCTCGCGCTCCTCCTCGGTGAGGCAGGCCTCGGCGGAGGCCAGGGGCTCGAGCACGACGCGCGAGACCCGCACGCCGCAGTCCTCGACCGCGGCGAGCAGGTTCTGGATGCTGGAGATTGCGCCGCACACAACGTGAGCCCTGAGGGTCACCTTGCGGGCCGCGAGGCCGACTGGATTCTTCACCCCTTCGGTCCCGTCCAGCACGTACCCGCGGGGGACGACGTGCAAGACCTGGGCGTCCTCGTCCAGCTCTACCCGACGTGCCTCCTCCTCCAGCCGCCGGACGAAGCGCCGGGTCACAGTGCGGTTCCGACCCCGGTTCAGCAGCGTCACCTCGGTATTGAAGGAGGAGAGGTGGCCCCCGGCGATACCCACGATCACCCGCCCGCCGCTCACCTCGCAGTCGTCGATCGCCGCGGCGATCGACTCGGCCGCAAGCTCCCGGTCAACGATCATGCCCCGCCGCAGCCCCCGGCTCGGGGCCTCGCCCTTGGAGAGCACCTCCACCCAGCCCCGCCGGGGATCCACCCTCCCGGCGAGCGCCACGATCTTGGTGGTCCCCACGTCTATCCCGTAGACGAGCCGGCCGGACACCGTGCCCCCGCCTTATACCCCGACATCGGCCCCGGGAGCGCCGACCACTACCCTGCCGGGCGAGCGCAGGTCGAAGTAGGGAGCCTCCGGGTGCCGGCGCATGATCTCTCCAAGCGCCCGGGCCTGCTCCGGACTCAACCGCTCCCCGAAGACCACCCGTCGCCCCTCGACCTCCGCGGCGAAGCCCCCCGGCCCCGCCTCTCGCAAGCCTCCGAACCTCAAACCCTCGCTCTCCAGCGTGCGCGCCGCCTCCAGCACGTCCCGTACCCGATCCCTGTCCAACTCCACCCGCCTGAGCTGCCTGCCTCCGGTGCCGGGAAGCTCCGTTCCGTCGAGGGCCAGCACCACGCTCCGCCCCTCGACCTCAGCTTTCAGCACCGGCCGGCGCTCTTCAACCTCTATCGCAACTATACCTGATCGCCAATCCTTGCGCACCCGGACACTCTTCACCCAAGGGTTAGACTCCAACTGCTGTTCCACGGCCCGGGCGTTGAGGGTGAGGAGGCTTTCTCCCTCGGGAACGGCCTCTCTGGCCGCGCCTTCGGGGTACACGTGGGTGCCGGAGACCTCGACGCCGGAGATGGGCATCACGAGACGAGCGGCGAGGTGGAGCAGGAGAAAGGTAAGCAGGGCGGCTGCAGCCGAGACCACGAGGGCCCGGGAGACCCTGGCTGGTGGTCTACCGCCTTTCAAAGTCGGGCGAGGAGCTCCTCGCCGGTACGGGAGATGTCTCCGGCCCCCAGCGTGATCACGGTGTCCCTGGGGCCGGAGATCATGCGCAGCACCTCCGGGAGGGCTTCCTGGTCGGGCACGTAGTAGACCTCCGGCCTGCCCGGAGTCTCACAGATGGCGTCCACGACCAGCTTCCCGCTCACCCCCGGCTGCGGCATCTCGCCGGCCCCGTAGACCTCGGTGACCACCACCGCGTCGGCCCTTCCGAAGGCCCTCCCGAACTCCCGGTAGAGCCTGCGGGTACGCGAGTAGCGGTGGGGCTGGAAGACGGCTATCACCCGGCCGGCGGGGTCGGCGGTAGCCCGGGCGACGTCGAGGATGGCCATGATCTCCGTGGGGTGGTGGGCGTAGTCGTCCATCACCCGGATGCCGGAGCGCTCGCCCTTGAGCTGGAACCTGCGCCGGACACCGCCGAAGCTTTCGAGCGTCCGGGCGGCCTCGAGCGCATCGTGTCCCAGCCATCGGGCCATTCCGGCAGCGGCGAGCGAGTTCAGTACGTTGTGCCTGCCGTAGACCCC
The Rubrobacter xylanophilus genome window above contains:
- a CDS encoding YggS family pyridoxal phosphate-dependent enzyme; amino-acid sequence: MSARVSAAGIRERLEIVRENIARAMERSGRREWPRILVATKYYEPEQIQALKEAGVGLVGENRAQDLVQKQELFGDAFEWHFIGHLQRRKARIVVPRVTLIHSVDSVRLIEEIARRAPEEGTDVLLQVNVSGEESKYGVEPGEVERLLEAAAASGRVRVRGFMTLAPLVEEPENVRYVFAQLREIRDRLRGSWRPHFDLSELSMGMSNDYPVAVEEGSTLVRVGRTLIEEDGSARRQDGS
- a CDS encoding polyphenol oxidase family protein; the protein is MSLQSSRIAALPAGVALRGRRALYVTPDPEPEGARIWFFTRLGGVSRPPYDTLNVSRKVGDDEGAVAENLLRIRGAMGDRPLSWVRQVAGDGVVEVSEGGFAGEADALITSEPDLCLTVGVADCVPVALVGEEKVGMVHSGWRGTLAGISSKAARRMGGGGLKAYIGPCIRQCCYEVSPELAGEFARRFGGAVVSGRHLSLPGAVRRNLEEAGVEEVVDLGLCTGCRPDLFFSHRKQKPVTGRSLAAVARVGG
- the ftsZ gene encoding cell division protein FtsZ, with the translated sequence MLDAGTSYLAVIKVVGIGGGGTNAVNRMINSGLQGVEFIAINTDAQALQMCDADQKIHIGEKITRGLGAGADPKIGMEAAEESKAEIEEALRGADMVFVTAGKGGGTGTGAAPVVAKIAREAGALTVGVVTRPFSFEGRRRATYAEEGIKKLKENVDSLIIIPNDRLLQVAEKRTSMMEAFKMADDILRKGVQGITDLITVPGLINLDFADVRTIMQNSGSALMGIGESSSENRGAEAARLAISSPLLEASIEGATGIILNITGGPELGLFEVNEAAEIVHNAAHQDANLIFGAVIDESYGDKVSVTVIATGFDQRLANQRRIERPVAETPPRPSEEEPRPQQEDGDVLDIPAFLRRR
- the ftsA gene encoding cell division protein FtsA, which translates into the protein MSGRLVYGIDVGTTKIVALAGRVDPRRGWVEVLSKGEAPSRGLRRGMIVDRELAAESIAAAIDDCEVSGGRVIVGIAGGHLSSFNTEVTLLNRGRNRTVTRRFVRRLEEEARRVELDEDAQVLHVVPRGYVLDGTEGVKNPVGLAARKVTLRAHVVCGAISSIQNLLAAVEDCGVRVSRVVLEPLASAEACLTEEERENGVILLDVGGGTTDIAVFQRGALSHTDVIPLGGQSFSSDLAYGLKIPVDRAERLKLRYGTVLSSAVDPVAAVGLGGRHYNAHFMSQILECRAREILEYARDSIREAHLPTSLPAGAVLTGGGSLLDGLPELAEDILRTRVRTARPRRVRGRIEPIQKPQYSTSVGLLYLAAKNDHAGSESKGARALSFGSIVEAVKSWFRGG
- a CDS encoding cell division protein FtsQ/DivIB, which gives rise to MKGGRPPARVSRALVVSAAAALLTFLLLHLAARLVMPISGVEVSGTHVYPEGAAREAVPEGESLLTLNARAVEQQLESNPWVKSVRVRKDWRSGIVAIEVEERRPVLKAEVEGRSVVLALDGTELPGTGGRQLRRVELDRDRVRDVLEAARTLESEGLRFGGLREAGPGGFAAEVEGRRVVFGERLSPEQARALGEIMRRHPEAPYFDLRSPGRVVVGAPGADVGV